GATAATCCTGTAACAATTACAAATCTCATAAATGCCTGATCTAGTTGTTATTAATATACTCTAAATCAGGGTTTCACCTACCTTTCTAATTCTAAATTCTCTCTTAAAACTAAAATTTCATTTATAGATATTCAATGTATAATTACATTGCTAATTAAATTTATCAATTAAGCTATCAAAATATTATTTTAATAGTCTTTTAATTATAACATAAAGCTATCAAGCATGAAAATTCTATACTCTTAAATTTTATACATATTTATTCCATTATCATCTTCCAAACTCATATTCATCAGATGAATCATCAGAAAAGAAAGGTTGTCCTTAAAATTTACAATCTAAGGGCAACCTCTAAATTAATTATCTTTCTTTTCAATAACTTTTATTATACTATATAAAGTCCTATTTACAGGAGTATCCACCTTATATTTTTCTCCCAACTTACATATTGTACCTGCAAACATCTCTACCTCTGTTTCTCTGCAGCTTTCGATGTCCTGGAGCATTGAAGTTCTGCTATCAGGATTCATGCTATACAACACTTCATACCATCTTTTTACATCATCATTATTTAAATTTACACCCACTTTTTCGGATAACTTTATTACTTCCATCATAGCTGAATCCATAAGATTTCTTGCTTCAACATTAGTCTGAAAAGCACCATATTTAGCTCTTAACACTGCCGAAGATTGATTTATACTGACATTAATCATAAACTTCCACCATAGAGCATGCATCATATCTTCTGGAATTTCATAGGGTATATCAGCCTCTTCAAAAAGATCCTTTACCGCTTTTACTCTTTCTGAATAATTAACATTCTTTTTTTCTCCAAAAGTTATATTTCCACAGCTGGAAAATTTAATATTATTTTTATCACGATTGCCATCAATACCAACACATAGGGAATAAAGCATTTTATCCATTCCAAACTTTTTACCGACTATTTCTTCGCTGGTAATTCCATTTAATAAAGATAATATAATGGTATTCTCTCCCACGTGATTTTTGATATCTTCCATAGCTTCTAACAACTGATTTGATTTTACAGCTATTAAAATCAAATCTGCCGGCTCACATTTTTCTTCTGGAGTTACATATTTAAAATCATATTTTTTATCATTGATAAAAAATCCATTTTCTCTATACCTTTTTATCCTTTCACCGCCAGCTATAATTTTTATTGAGTCGGGATTCATGTCATATATTTTACTTCCATAAGCACAACCAATAGCTCCTAAGCCTATTAATGATACCTTTTTTATCTTCACCATCTTAACCTCCCTGTCTATCAATTTGAAGCAAGTTCTTAATTTAGGTGGGAATTCTTTTATCCCATCTGAATTTTAGAACTGCAAATGCATGGCTTACTTTGCGTCGAACTCCCATTTGAAGAAGTTGAAGACTTACGCCAAGTTAGTCATGTGAAAAGTTTATATAAATATGATAGCATAAAAGATTAATTTTATGCTTTAAAAACATAAAATCAGTTTTTTTTCTTTTTATCTTCTCCAATTATTCTAACTTCTGGATGAAGTTCTACATTGAATTTTTCTTTAACGGTCTTTTTTACTATATGGATTAAATCAAGTATATCCTTAGCCGTAGCATTACCTTTATTTATTATGAATCCTGAATGTTTAGTAGATACTTCTGCATCCCCTACTCTTCTGCCTTTAAGTCCACTATCTTGAATAAGTTTTCCTGCAAAATATCCCGTTGGTCTTTTAAAAGTACTTCCAGCTGAAGGATATTC
This genomic window from Clostridium pasteurianum DSM 525 = ATCC 6013 contains:
- a CDS encoding ketopantoate reductase family protein: MVKIKKVSLIGLGAIGCAYGSKIYDMNPDSIKIIAGGERIKRYRENGFFINDKKYDFKYVTPEEKCEPADLILIAVKSNQLLEAMEDIKNHVGENTIILSLLNGITSEEIVGKKFGMDKMLYSLCVGIDGNRDKNNIKFSSCGNITFGEKKNVNYSERVKAVKDLFEEADIPYEIPEDMMHALWWKFMINVSINQSSAVLRAKYGAFQTNVEARNLMDSAMMEVIKLSEKVGVNLNNDDVKRWYEVLYSMNPDSRTSMLQDIESCRETEVEMFAGTICKLGEKYKVDTPVNRTLYSIIKVIEKKDN